A genome region from Geobacter pickeringii includes the following:
- a CDS encoding M48 family metallopeptidase, which yields MRFAKLLLLPLLAVGLIAGCATNMGDIRGFNLISLDQERELGNKFAAEIEKQQQVLNDPEVQRYVERVGRRLLTGTREVQFDFAFKVVKDDSVNAFAIPGGRVYVQTGLLKAAESETELAAVMAHEINHAVARHGTRQMTQQYGYSLVLSLVLGDNPNLLAQLAAQLFGKAGMMSYSREFENQADFLGVETMAKAGYNPQGMVTFFRKLDSMGQSNPSSLAKFFSSHPLTSERIQRVQAEIADLPQKSYPAVDNAEFRRIKGRL from the coding sequence ATGCGTTTCGCGAAACTGTTGTTGCTGCCGCTGCTTGCCGTCGGCCTCATTGCGGGGTGCGCCACCAACATGGGCGACATCCGCGGCTTCAACCTGATCTCACTCGACCAGGAGCGGGAATTGGGGAACAAGTTTGCCGCCGAGATCGAGAAACAGCAGCAGGTGCTGAACGATCCGGAGGTCCAGCGTTACGTGGAGCGGGTGGGGCGCCGGCTCCTGACGGGAACCCGGGAGGTGCAGTTCGATTTCGCTTTCAAGGTGGTGAAGGATGACAGCGTCAACGCCTTCGCCATTCCCGGCGGGCGGGTCTATGTCCAGACCGGTCTGCTCAAGGCGGCCGAAAGCGAAACCGAGCTCGCGGCGGTCATGGCTCACGAGATCAACCACGCCGTGGCCCGCCACGGCACCCGCCAGATGACCCAGCAGTACGGCTACTCGCTGGTCCTCTCCCTGGTTCTCGGCGACAATCCGAATCTCCTCGCCCAACTGGCGGCCCAGCTCTTCGGCAAGGCGGGAATGATGTCCTACAGCCGGGAATTCGAGAACCAGGCAGACTTCCTCGGCGTCGAGACCATGGCAAAGGCGGGCTACAATCCCCAGGGGATGGTGACCTTCTTCCGCAAGCTCGACAGCATGGGCCAGAGCAACCCCTCCTCGCTGGCCAAGTTCTTCTCCTCCCATCCCCTCACGTCCGAGCGGATCCAGCGGGTCCAGGCGGAGATTGCCGACCTTCCTCAGAAGAGCTACCCCGCCGTGGACAATGCCGAGTTCCGGCGGATCAAGGGGCGGCTGTAA
- the opp4C gene encoding oligopeptide ABC transporter permease yields the protein MALRESWFYTVFWQRFRGNRLAVAGGIVVLLLFILSFLAPAITPWEPDAIDAYHVLLPPSAAHWFGTDELGRDVFTRVIYGARISLKVGFVSVGIAVAIGTVLGLVSGFYGGVVDTVIMRFVDIMLCFPTFFLILAVIAFLEPSIWYIMAIIGLTGWMGVARLVRAEVLSLRERDFVVAARALGASDLRIIFRHILPNAASPVLVSATLGVAGAILTESALSFLGIGVQPPTPSWGNILTAGKDYVEFAWWLSLFPGVAILVTVLAYNLLGEGIRDALDPRLNR from the coding sequence ATGGCACTGCGCGAGAGCTGGTTCTACACCGTGTTCTGGCAGCGCTTCCGGGGCAACCGCCTCGCCGTGGCGGGGGGGATCGTGGTGCTGCTCCTCTTCATTCTCTCCTTTCTGGCGCCCGCCATCACCCCCTGGGAGCCCGACGCCATCGACGCCTACCACGTCCTGCTGCCGCCGTCCGCCGCCCACTGGTTCGGCACCGACGAGCTGGGGCGCGACGTCTTCACCCGCGTGATCTACGGGGCGCGGATCTCCCTCAAGGTCGGGTTCGTGTCGGTGGGTATCGCCGTCGCCATCGGGACGGTGCTCGGCCTGGTTTCCGGCTTTTACGGCGGGGTGGTCGATACCGTCATCATGCGCTTCGTCGACATCATGCTCTGCTTCCCGACCTTTTTCCTGATCCTGGCGGTGATCGCCTTCCTGGAACCCAGCATCTGGTATATCATGGCGATCATCGGCCTCACCGGCTGGATGGGGGTGGCGCGGCTCGTCCGGGCGGAGGTCCTGTCGCTGCGGGAGCGGGATTTCGTCGTGGCGGCCCGGGCCCTGGGCGCCTCCGATCTGCGGATCATCTTCCGGCATATCCTGCCGAACGCGGCGTCACCGGTCCTCGTCTCGGCCACCCTCGGCGTGGCGGGGGCGATCCTGACCGAGTCGGCCCTGTCGTTTCTCGGCATCGGCGTCCAGCCGCCGACCCCCAGCTGGGGGAACATCCTCACCGCCGGCAAGGATTACGTCGAGTTCGCCTGGTGGCTGTCGCTCTTTCCCGGCGTTGCCATCCTGGTGACGGTCCTCGCCTACAACCTGCTGGGGGAGGGGATCCGTGACGCCCTCGACCCGCGGCTGAACCGATAA
- a CDS encoding ABC transporter permease: MTAYLLKRLFAMVPLMLGITVITFMVIRLAPGEPVEAMTALSPKITAETRQRLREFYGLDKPLPVQYVTWLKKVATLDFGRSFAPDHRPVTDKIRERIPVTLSLNIIALILEFGLAIPIGVFAATHRDTLYDKGITVFVFLGFAVPTFWLALLLMYFFGVKLGWLPISGLHSLGSEGLSPLRWFGDMAKHLILPISVATFGSLAGLSRYMRSTMLEVIRQDYITTARAKGLAERTVIYRHALRNALLPVITLLGFSLPGLIGGSVIFETIFAIPGMGQLFYQGVMARDYPLVMGILVIGAFLTLIGNLLADICYAMADPRIRQGRG; the protein is encoded by the coding sequence ATGACTGCCTATCTCCTGAAGCGCCTCTTCGCCATGGTTCCGCTCATGCTCGGGATCACCGTCATCACCTTCATGGTGATCCGTCTCGCCCCCGGCGAGCCGGTGGAGGCGATGACCGCCCTGAGCCCCAAGATCACCGCCGAGACCCGCCAGCGGCTCCGGGAGTTCTACGGCCTCGACAAGCCGCTCCCCGTGCAGTACGTGACCTGGCTGAAAAAGGTGGCCACCCTCGATTTCGGCCGCTCCTTCGCCCCGGACCACCGGCCGGTTACCGACAAGATCCGGGAGCGGATACCGGTCACGCTCTCGCTCAACATCATAGCCCTGATCCTCGAATTCGGCCTGGCCATCCCCATCGGGGTCTTTGCCGCCACCCACCGCGACACCCTCTACGACAAGGGGATCACGGTCTTCGTCTTTCTCGGCTTCGCGGTGCCGACCTTCTGGCTGGCGCTCCTTCTCATGTACTTCTTCGGGGTGAAGCTCGGCTGGCTCCCGATCTCGGGGCTCCACTCCCTCGGCAGCGAGGGGCTCTCACCGCTCCGCTGGTTCGGCGACATGGCGAAGCATCTGATCCTCCCGATTTCGGTTGCCACCTTCGGGAGCCTGGCGGGGCTCTCCCGCTACATGCGCTCCACCATGCTGGAGGTGATCCGGCAGGACTACATCACCACCGCCCGGGCCAAGGGGCTCGCGGAGCGGACGGTGATCTACCGCCATGCGCTGCGCAACGCCCTCCTGCCGGTGATTACCCTTCTCGGCTTTTCGCTCCCGGGGCTCATCGGCGGGAGCGTCATCTTCGAGACGATCTTCGCCATCCCCGGCATGGGGCAGCTCTTCTACCAGGGGGTCATGGCCCGGGACTATCCGCTCGTCATGGGGATCCTCGTCATCGGCGCCTTCCTGACCCTGATTGGGAACCTTCTGGCCGACATCTGCTACGCCATGGCCGATCCCCGGATCAGGCAGGGGAGGGGATAG
- a CDS encoding ATP-binding protein, giving the protein MGGNREGAIGRWDAVADRLGQILDRVDRVLDRSVPPAAPEPELFDRHIAFRWRRIGTGGAFEPVEHPHLPDLGDLVGIDFAVEDLVRNTEQFVAGFSANNVLLWGERGTGKSTCVKGVLRRFADRGLRLVEVQRDDLLTLPAIIGTLRTVPRRFILFCDDLSFGEGEGAYRELKVLLEGGIEARPENILFYATSNRRHLMPERMEENLGGEIHPEEAVSEKLSLADRFGLNLSFYPFNQETYLAIVERYAATFSLPVEREQLRREALQWALCKGNRSGRAARQFIDDLAGRLRVRLTDGR; this is encoded by the coding sequence ATGGGGGGCAACCGCGAAGGCGCGATCGGCCGCTGGGACGCCGTTGCCGACCGCCTCGGGCAGATTCTCGATCGGGTGGATCGGGTCCTTGACCGCTCCGTCCCCCCCGCGGCGCCGGAGCCCGAGCTCTTCGACCGCCACATCGCCTTCCGCTGGCGGCGGATCGGCACCGGCGGGGCGTTCGAGCCGGTGGAGCATCCCCACCTCCCCGACCTCGGAGATCTCGTCGGCATCGATTTTGCCGTGGAGGACCTGGTGCGGAACACGGAGCAGTTCGTCGCGGGTTTTTCGGCCAACAACGTGCTCCTTTGGGGGGAGCGGGGGACCGGCAAGTCGACCTGTGTCAAGGGGGTCCTGCGCCGCTTTGCCGATCGGGGGCTCCGCCTCGTGGAGGTGCAGCGGGACGACCTCCTCACCCTGCCGGCGATCATCGGCACCCTGCGGACCGTCCCCCGGCGCTTCATCCTCTTCTGCGACGATCTTTCCTTCGGCGAGGGGGAGGGGGCCTACCGCGAGCTGAAGGTTCTTCTGGAAGGAGGGATCGAGGCTCGGCCGGAGAATATCCTCTTCTACGCCACCTCCAACCGCCGGCACCTGATGCCGGAGCGGATGGAGGAGAATCTCGGGGGGGAGATCCATCCGGAGGAGGCGGTATCGGAAAAGCTCTCCCTAGCCGACCGTTTCGGGCTGAACCTGAGCTTCTACCCTTTCAACCAGGAGACCTACCTGGCGATCGTGGAGCGCTATGCGGCAACGTTCTCCCTGCCGGTGGAGCGGGAGCAGCTGCGCCGTGAGGCCCTTCAGTGGGCACTCTGCAAGGGAAACCGTTCGGGGCGCGCCGCCCGCCAGTTCATCGACGATCTGGCGGGGCGACTGCGGGTGCGGCTGACGGACGGACGCTAA